From the genome of Brevibacterium sp. JSBI002, one region includes:
- the cmk gene encoding (d)CMP kinase, translating to MSVVAIDGPSGVGKSSTAKEVARRLGYQYLDTGAMYRAMAWLCLNRGVTDPVDVLEQVRGADLEISLSPDEFFVSVDDIDVTEDIRGEDVSANVQTVSGVIDAREELIDMQRAYIAAAPEGIVVEGRDITTVVAPDADVRILMTARDEVRVARRAKEVHGNADAEAIAATQDLVTGRDAKDSATTSFLEAADGVYTLDTSDIDFDQVVETVLQLVKDSQ from the coding sequence ATGAGCGTCGTAGCCATTGACGGACCGTCCGGAGTGGGCAAGTCGAGCACCGCCAAGGAGGTGGCGCGTCGGCTGGGCTACCAGTACCTGGACACCGGTGCGATGTACCGGGCGATGGCGTGGCTGTGCCTCAATCGCGGAGTCACCGACCCCGTCGACGTGCTCGAGCAGGTGCGCGGGGCGGATCTGGAGATCTCGCTCAGCCCCGACGAATTCTTCGTCTCCGTCGACGACATCGACGTCACCGAGGACATCCGGGGTGAGGACGTGTCGGCGAACGTGCAGACGGTCTCCGGCGTCATCGACGCCCGCGAGGAGCTCATCGACATGCAGCGGGCCTATATCGCCGCCGCACCCGAGGGCATCGTCGTCGAGGGCCGGGATATCACCACCGTGGTGGCCCCCGACGCCGACGTGCGGATCCTCATGACCGCCCGCGACGAGGTCCGCGTGGCCCGCCGGGCGAAGGAAGTGCACGGCAATGCCGACGCCGAGGCGATCGCCGCCACCCAAGACCTCGTCACGGGCCGTGACGCCAAGGACTCCGCCACGACGAGCTTCTTAGAGGCCGCCGACGGAGTGTACACACTCGATACCAGCGACATCGACTTCGACCAGGTGGTCGAGACGGTGCTGCAACTGGTGAAGGACTCACAATGA
- the der gene encoding ribosome biogenesis GTPase Der, translating into MSESEFHETPDDDLVDRVESISDEEAEQRATALEAGLESYELEDEDRALLHAYGFDDDEDEALGAAPVLAVVGRPNVGKSTLVNRILGRREAVVEDVPGVTRDRVSYRAEWNTKEFTLVDTGGWDQDSKGMASRIAIQSEVAVDMADAVLLVVDATTGPTSTDEMVVKMLRRKKKPVLLAANKVDDERGELMAAELWGLGLGQPWTVSALHGRGVADLLDEVLTILPEVSAVDTRVEEGGPRRVALVGRPNVGKSSLLNQLIGTDRVLVDNVAGTTRDPVDELIELGGKQWRFVDTAGIRRRAHQASGADFYAALRTQTALERAEVALVLMEVQDPLSEQDVRIVTTAVEAGRAVVLAFNKWDLLDDERRFYLEREIERDLGHVAWAPRVNISAKTGRHAEKLVPAMETALEGWDTRIPTGRLNAFLGELVAANPHPVRGGKQPRILFGTQAQSRPPKFVLFTTGFLDPGYRRFIIRRLRETFGFKGTPIEVSMRIREKRRGR; encoded by the coding sequence ATGAGCGAATCCGAATTCCATGAGACACCCGACGACGACCTCGTCGACCGTGTCGAGAGCATCAGCGACGAGGAGGCCGAGCAGCGGGCGACCGCGCTCGAGGCCGGGCTCGAAAGCTATGAGCTCGAAGACGAGGACCGTGCGCTGCTGCATGCCTACGGCTTCGACGACGACGAAGACGAGGCCCTCGGCGCCGCCCCGGTGCTGGCCGTCGTCGGTCGCCCCAACGTCGGCAAGTCGACGCTGGTCAACCGCATCCTCGGCCGCCGTGAAGCCGTCGTCGAGGACGTTCCGGGAGTCACCCGTGACCGCGTGAGCTACCGGGCGGAGTGGAACACGAAGGAATTCACCCTCGTCGACACCGGCGGTTGGGACCAGGACTCGAAGGGCATGGCCTCGCGGATCGCGATCCAGTCCGAGGTCGCCGTGGACATGGCCGATGCCGTGCTCCTCGTCGTCGATGCCACGACCGGCCCGACTTCGACCGATGAGATGGTCGTGAAGATGCTGCGCCGGAAGAAGAAGCCGGTGCTCCTCGCTGCGAACAAGGTCGACGACGAGCGCGGCGAGCTCATGGCCGCCGAACTCTGGGGCTTGGGCCTCGGCCAGCCATGGACCGTCTCGGCGCTGCACGGTCGGGGAGTCGCCGACCTGCTCGACGAAGTGCTCACGATCCTGCCCGAGGTCTCGGCCGTCGACACCCGTGTCGAAGAAGGCGGACCGCGTCGTGTGGCCCTCGTCGGTCGCCCGAACGTCGGCAAGTCCTCCCTGCTCAACCAGCTCATCGGTACCGACCGGGTGCTCGTCGACAATGTCGCCGGAACCACTCGTGACCCCGTCGACGAACTCATCGAGCTCGGCGGGAAGCAGTGGCGCTTCGTCGACACTGCCGGTATCCGCCGTCGTGCCCATCAGGCCAGCGGTGCCGACTTCTATGCTGCGCTGCGCACGCAGACCGCGCTCGAACGCGCCGAGGTGGCTCTCGTCCTCATGGAGGTCCAGGATCCGCTGAGCGAGCAGGACGTCCGCATCGTCACGACCGCCGTCGAGGCGGGACGTGCCGTGGTGCTGGCGTTCAACAAGTGGGATCTGCTCGATGACGAACGTCGTTTCTATCTGGAGCGGGAGATCGAACGGGATCTCGGCCATGTGGCATGGGCACCGCGCGTGAACATCTCGGCGAAGACCGGACGTCATGCGGAGAAGCTCGTGCCGGCGATGGAGACCGCTCTCGAAGGCTGGGACACTCGCATTCCGACGGGACGACTCAACGCATTCCTCGGTGAGCTCGTCGCGGCCAACCCGCACCCGGTGCGCGGAGGTAAGCAGCCGCGCATTCTCTTCGGCACTCAGGCGCAGTCGCGTCCGCCGAAGTTCGTGCTCTTCACCACAGGCTTCCTCGATCCCGGTTACCGCCGGTTCATCATCCGCCGACTGCGCGAGACCTTCGGATTCAAGGGCACTCCCATCGAGGTGTCGATGCGCATCCGTGAGAAGCGTCGGGGACGCTGA
- a CDS encoding ParA family protein codes for MNTQEALEIPQQRTADEPQDFPEPAPLASHGPARIIAMVNQKGGVGKTTSSINLGAALAAYGRKMLLVDFDPQGALSVGLGLNPYELDISIYNLLMNPRLDPHEVIVETEFDNIDILPANIDLSAAEVQLVGEVAREQVLARALSKVADEYDVILIDCQPSLGLLTVNALTAAHGVVIPLETEFFALRGVALLVETIEKVQDRLNPSLEVDGILATMFDSRTLHSKEVMSRVTEAFGDKVFETVINRTVKFPDASVAAEPITSFAPKHAGSEAYRRLARELIARGGAP; via the coding sequence ATGAATACGCAAGAGGCGTTGGAGATCCCCCAGCAGCGGACCGCAGACGAGCCCCAGGACTTCCCGGAGCCGGCACCCCTGGCTTCACACGGACCCGCCCGCATCATCGCGATGGTCAACCAGAAGGGCGGGGTCGGCAAGACGACCTCGTCGATCAACCTCGGTGCGGCTCTGGCCGCCTACGGCCGCAAGATGCTGCTCGTCGACTTCGACCCGCAGGGCGCACTGTCCGTCGGGCTGGGACTCAACCCCTATGAGCTCGACATCAGCATCTACAACCTGCTGATGAACCCGCGACTGGACCCGCACGAGGTCATCGTCGAAACGGAATTCGACAACATCGACATCCTGCCGGCCAATATCGACCTCTCCGCCGCCGAAGTCCAGCTCGTCGGCGAGGTCGCCCGCGAGCAGGTGCTCGCCCGTGCCCTGTCGAAGGTCGCCGACGAATACGATGTCATCCTCATCGACTGCCAGCCCTCGCTGGGACTGCTCACCGTCAACGCTCTGACCGCCGCCCATGGTGTCGTCATCCCGCTCGAGACCGAGTTCTTCGCCCTGCGCGGCGTCGCCCTGCTCGTCGAGACCATCGAGAAGGTCCAGGACCGGCTCAACCCCTCGCTCGAGGTCGACGGAATCCTCGCCACGATGTTCGACTCGCGGACCCTGCATTCGAAGGAAGTCATGTCGCGAGTCACCGAAGCCTTCGGCGACAAGGTCTTCGAGACCGTCATCAACCGCACCGTGAAGTTCCCCGACGCCTCGGTGGCCGCCGAACCGATCACGAGCTTCGCCCCGAAGCACGCCGGCTCCGAAGCCTACCGCCGACTCGCCCGGGAGCTCATCGCCCGCGGAGGCGCACCCTGA
- a CDS encoding prephenate dehydrogenase translates to MRVHIIGTGLLGASLGLALSAKGHQVTLEDTSPTAQQLAADLGAGQVSSPEHPDIVVVATPPDVAARVIASALEDYPNATVTDVASVKTRLLEAVRELVTGPQLDRYIGCHPMAGREKSGAIAAQSDLFTARPWVICSDEETPADRLGEVIAMAEDTGASVLHLDPRIHDAAVAKVSHVPQIVSSLVASQLRHAPLEEISLAGQGLRDVTRIAASDPGLWTQILTGNAEEVRSVLVDLRTELDEVIGALELGPGSTGLLAKAIALGNEGHDRIPGKHGQPPTTYAVVTILVPDTPGMLARLFKDIGDLGVNVEDFRMDHASGRKLGMVDVSVVPAIQQELEIGLLSKGWQIPESAIEKEGTA, encoded by the coding sequence GTGAGAGTCCACATCATCGGCACCGGCCTGCTCGGTGCCAGCCTGGGGCTGGCGCTGAGCGCGAAGGGCCATCAGGTGACCCTCGAAGACACCTCACCGACCGCACAGCAGCTCGCCGCGGATCTCGGTGCCGGTCAGGTCAGTTCACCCGAACACCCGGACATCGTCGTCGTGGCCACTCCGCCCGACGTCGCCGCACGGGTCATCGCCTCGGCGCTCGAGGACTACCCGAACGCCACGGTCACCGACGTCGCCAGCGTCAAGACCCGCCTCCTCGAGGCGGTGCGCGAATTGGTCACCGGACCTCAGCTTGATCGCTATATCGGATGCCATCCCATGGCCGGACGCGAGAAGTCCGGGGCGATCGCCGCCCAGTCGGACCTGTTCACGGCCCGGCCCTGGGTGATCTGCTCGGATGAGGAAACCCCGGCCGACCGCCTCGGCGAGGTCATCGCCATGGCCGAGGACACGGGCGCCTCGGTGCTCCACCTGGATCCGCGCATCCACGATGCCGCGGTTGCCAAGGTCTCGCATGTGCCGCAGATCGTGTCCTCCCTGGTCGCCTCCCAGCTGCGGCACGCACCTCTGGAGGAGATCTCGCTGGCAGGGCAGGGACTGCGCGATGTCACCCGCATCGCCGCCTCGGACCCGGGTCTGTGGACGCAGATCCTGACCGGGAACGCCGAAGAGGTCCGCTCGGTCCTCGTCGATCTGCGCACCGAGCTCGACGAGGTCATCGGCGCACTCGAACTCGGACCCGGGTCGACGGGGCTGCTCGCCAAGGCGATCGCTTTGGGCAACGAGGGACACGACCGGATTCCCGGCAAGCACGGGCAGCCGCCGACCACCTATGCTGTTGTCACGATCCTGGTTCCGGATACGCCCGGAATGCTGGCCCGGCTGTTCAAGGACATCGGCGACCTCGGCGTCAATGTCGAGGACTTCCGGATGGATCACGCCTCCGGTCGGAAGCTGGGCATGGTCGACGTGTCCGTGGTCCCGGCCATCCAGCAGGAGCTGGAGATCGGATTGCTGTCGAAGGGATGGCAGATCCCCGAATCCGCCATCGAGAAAGAAGGAACTGCATGA
- a CDS encoding CTP synthase has protein sequence MIESNPVVNRTGPGGTHTAKHIFVTGGVASSLGKGLTASSLGHLLTQRGLTVAMQKLDPYLNVDPGTMNPFQHGEVFVTEDGAETDLDIGHYERFLDNDLDGAANVTTGQIYSSVIAKERRGAYLGDTVQVIPHITDEIKARMRAQAERPEADRPDVIITEIGGTVGDIESQPFLEAARQVRHDIGRDNVFFIHVSLVPYLGPSGELKTKPTQHSVATLRSIGIQPDAIVLRSDRELPDSIRAKIAGACDVETEAVVSCVDAPSIYDIPKVLHDGGLDVFVIRNLNLPFRDVDWTKWDWVLERVHNPSREVTIGIVGKYIDLPDAYLSVTEALRHGGFANDAKVKIKWIQSDDCSTEAGAASALSGLDAICVPGGFGIRGIEGKLGALEYTRTNGIPTLGLCLGLQCMVIEYARNVAGIEAASSSEFDPETTVPVIATMAEQLSIVEGEGDLGGTMRLGTYEAKLTEGSVVAGVYGDTTISERHRHRYEVNNTYRDQLAEAGLEFSGTSPNGELVEFVELPHETHPFYVSTQAHPELKSRPTSPHPLFAGLVAAALERQ, from the coding sequence TTGATAGAATCAAATCCCGTGGTGAATCGAACTGGCCCAGGCGGCACACATACGGCAAAGCACATCTTCGTCACGGGAGGCGTCGCCTCCTCGTTGGGCAAGGGTCTGACGGCATCGAGCCTCGGCCATCTGCTCACTCAGCGCGGCCTCACCGTGGCCATGCAGAAGCTGGATCCCTACCTCAACGTGGATCCCGGCACGATGAACCCCTTCCAGCACGGTGAAGTCTTCGTCACCGAGGATGGCGCCGAGACCGACCTCGACATCGGCCACTACGAGCGCTTCCTCGACAACGACCTCGACGGCGCCGCGAATGTGACCACCGGACAGATCTACTCCTCGGTGATCGCGAAGGAACGCCGCGGTGCGTACCTCGGCGACACCGTCCAGGTCATCCCCCACATCACCGATGAGATCAAGGCGCGCATGCGTGCCCAGGCCGAACGCCCCGAGGCGGACCGCCCCGATGTCATCATCACCGAGATCGGCGGCACCGTCGGCGATATCGAATCCCAGCCCTTCCTCGAGGCGGCCCGCCAGGTCCGTCACGACATCGGCCGGGACAACGTGTTCTTCATCCACGTCTCCCTCGTGCCCTACCTCGGGCCCTCCGGAGAGCTGAAGACGAAGCCGACCCAGCACTCGGTGGCCACCCTGCGCTCCATCGGCATCCAGCCCGATGCGATCGTGCTGCGCTCCGACCGTGAGCTGCCGGATTCGATCCGCGCGAAGATCGCCGGTGCCTGCGACGTCGAGACCGAAGCCGTCGTGTCCTGCGTCGACGCCCCGAGCATCTACGACATCCCGAAGGTCCTCCACGACGGCGGCCTCGACGTGTTCGTCATCCGCAACCTCAACCTGCCCTTCCGTGACGTCGACTGGACGAAGTGGGACTGGGTACTCGAACGCGTGCACAACCCGTCCCGGGAAGTCACCATCGGCATCGTCGGCAAGTACATCGACCTGCCCGACGCCTACCTCTCCGTCACCGAGGCACTGCGCCACGGCGGCTTCGCCAACGACGCGAAGGTCAAGATCAAGTGGATCCAGTCCGATGACTGCTCCACCGAAGCCGGCGCCGCGTCGGCACTGTCCGGACTCGACGCGATCTGCGTGCCCGGCGGCTTCGGCATCCGCGGCATCGAAGGCAAGCTCGGCGCACTCGAATACACCCGCACCAACGGCATTCCGACCCTCGGCCTGTGCCTGGGTCTGCAGTGCATGGTCATCGAGTACGCACGCAACGTCGCCGGCATCGAGGCGGCTTCGTCGTCCGAATTCGACCCCGAGACCACGGTTCCGGTCATCGCGACCATGGCCGAGCAGCTTTCGATCGTCGAGGGCGAAGGCGACCTGGGCGGCACCATGCGCCTGGGCACCTACGAGGCCAAGCTCACCGAAGGCAGCGTCGTGGCCGGCGTGTACGGCGACACGACGATCAGTGAGCGTCACCGTCACCGCTACGAGGTCAACAACACCTACCGGGATCAGCTCGCCGAGGCGGGGCTCGAGTTCTCCGGAACCTCACCGAACGGTGAGCTCGTCGAATTCGTCGAGCTTCCGCACGAGACGCACCCGTTCTACGTCTCCACTCAGGCGCACCCCGAGCTGAAGTCGCGTCCGACCTCACCGCATCCGCTGTTCGCGGGTCTGGTCGCCGCCGCGCTCGAGCGTCAGTGA
- the scpB gene encoding SMC-Scp complex subunit ScpB, whose protein sequence is MIDDEILAGIEAVLMITDSAVSAADLAGSLGLDEDTVLEAIQTLKADYDGDEHHRQRGFEIRHVAGGFRIFSRGDYHEVVKDFLTAGQSAKLSQAALETLAVIAYRQPISRPRIAAIRGVSVDGVIRTLLLRGLIVEAGKEASTSALLYATTPQFLDTMGMNAIDDLPDIAPYLPEDADVAELGSQDTEVLAEIDGALDDDLDDDSDSAAEMSRVAD, encoded by the coding sequence ATGATCGACGATGAGATCCTCGCCGGTATCGAAGCCGTACTCATGATCACCGATTCGGCCGTGTCCGCCGCCGACCTCGCCGGTTCCCTCGGCCTCGATGAGGACACCGTGCTGGAAGCCATCCAGACGCTGAAAGCCGACTATGACGGAGACGAGCACCACCGGCAGCGCGGATTCGAGATCCGCCATGTCGCCGGCGGCTTCCGCATCTTCTCCCGCGGCGACTACCACGAAGTCGTCAAGGACTTCCTCACCGCCGGGCAGAGTGCGAAGCTCTCCCAAGCCGCGCTCGAGACTCTGGCAGTCATCGCCTACCGGCAGCCGATCTCCCGGCCCCGCATCGCAGCCATCCGCGGAGTCAGCGTCGACGGCGTCATCCGCACCCTGCTGCTGCGCGGACTCATCGTCGAAGCCGGCAAGGAGGCGTCCACCTCGGCGCTGCTCTATGCCACCACGCCGCAGTTCCTCGACACGATGGGCATGAACGCGATCGACGATCTGCCCGATATCGCCCCCTACCTGCCCGAAGACGCCGACGTCGCCGAACTCGGCTCGCAGGACACCGAAGTGCTCGCCGAAATCGACGGCGCCCTCGACGACGATCTCGACGACGATTCCGATTCGGCCGCCGAGATGTCACGAGTCGCTGATTGA
- a CDS encoding segregation and condensation protein A: protein MRLDNFTGPFDLLLGLISKRRLDVTEIALAEVTDEFIAYTTELKDQANLAEISQFLLVAATLLDLKTARLLPHEDGEEVLDLELLEARDLLFARLLQYKAYKSVSGYLAEAMAAGSIRAPRDVDLEPEFQDVLPPLELNIGPGELAGIFATVLQRDHTPPSVAVDHIHLPLVSVSEQRGHILSLLRAGDVDFQDLLETAENTLVVVARFLALLELFKVGLCDFDQPEPLGRLLIHRTEMNEDGVDLRTEGDWSGDEAEGEQT, encoded by the coding sequence GTGCGGTTGGACAACTTCACCGGTCCTTTCGACCTGTTGCTCGGACTGATCTCGAAGCGCCGCCTCGACGTCACGGAGATCGCGCTGGCCGAGGTGACCGATGAATTCATTGCCTACACCACAGAGCTGAAGGATCAGGCGAACCTCGCCGAGATCTCCCAGTTCCTCCTCGTCGCCGCGACCCTGCTCGACCTCAAGACCGCGCGACTGCTGCCGCACGAAGACGGTGAAGAGGTCCTCGACCTCGAGCTGCTCGAGGCCCGCGATCTCCTCTTCGCCCGGCTGCTGCAGTACAAGGCCTACAAGTCCGTGTCCGGGTATCTCGCCGAAGCAATGGCCGCCGGGTCGATCCGGGCCCCACGCGATGTCGACCTCGAACCGGAGTTCCAAGATGTGCTGCCGCCGCTGGAGCTGAACATCGGTCCCGGTGAGCTAGCCGGCATCTTCGCCACCGTGCTCCAACGCGACCACACCCCGCCGAGCGTGGCCGTCGACCATATCCACCTGCCGCTCGTGAGCGTGTCCGAGCAGCGCGGGCACATCCTGTCCCTGCTGCGCGCCGGAGACGTCGACTTCCAGGATCTGCTCGAAACAGCCGAGAACACCCTGGTCGTCGTGGCGAGGTTCCTCGCTCTGCTCGAACTGTTCAAGGTCGGCCTCTGCGACTTCGACCAGCCCGAACCTCTGGGACGGCTGCTCATCCACCGCACCGAGATGAACGAAGACGGAGTCGACCTGCGCACCGAGGGCGACTGGAGCGGAGACGAAGCAGAAGGGGAACAAACATGA
- a CDS encoding NUDIX domain-containing protein yields the protein MSTQHDEILQDDPVIPPITHSEVVYEGAVWDIRRETFDLPEASGLVRDLMAHTGAVGVAVVDDQQRILLAQQYRHPVRARLWEVPAGLLDVPGEDPLEAAKRELVEEADLTADRWDVLSDSCLTPGGSSETMRLYLARGLASVPEADRHERGEEEAGFRYAWVGIDDALDAVADGRITNAIAQLAIFQVDRVLRAEASGAPVEFRPVDAPRRLVDGRPEFGRGAQVETTDSSED from the coding sequence ATGAGCACTCAGCACGATGAGATCCTGCAGGACGATCCCGTGATCCCGCCGATCACCCACTCCGAGGTCGTCTACGAAGGCGCGGTGTGGGACATCCGCAGGGAGACCTTCGACCTGCCCGAGGCGTCCGGGCTCGTCCGCGATCTCATGGCGCACACCGGTGCCGTCGGCGTCGCCGTCGTCGATGATCAGCAGCGGATCCTCCTGGCGCAGCAGTACCGGCATCCCGTCCGGGCCAGGCTGTGGGAGGTCCCGGCCGGTCTGCTCGACGTCCCCGGAGAGGACCCGCTCGAGGCGGCGAAGCGAGAACTCGTCGAGGAGGCCGACCTCACGGCCGATCGTTGGGACGTCCTCAGCGACTCCTGTCTGACACCGGGCGGCAGCTCGGAGACGATGCGTCTCTACCTGGCCCGCGGGCTGGCCTCTGTTCCCGAAGCCGACCGTCACGAACGCGGCGAAGAAGAGGCAGGATTCCGCTACGCCTGGGTCGGCATCGACGACGCACTTGACGCCGTGGCCGATGGACGGATCACCAACGCGATCGCCCAGCTCGCGATCTTCCAGGTCGACCGGGTGCTGCGCGCCGAAGCGTCGGGAGCACCGGTGGAGTTCCGTCCCGTCGATGCGCCGAGACGGCTCGTCGACGGCCGCCCCGAATTCGGCCGTGGCGCACAGGTCGAGACGACCGATTCGAGCGAGGACTGA
- a CDS encoding pseudouridine synthase, with protein MSPYRDHRAPGGRQNRPSRKQRAATANQASNKGGSGAGQKSDAHVSGGVRLQKVLAEAGLGSRRACEQLIADGRVEVDGSIVTELGTRIDPETQSVYVDTVRISTQTKKVYLVLNKPAGVVSTMSDPEGRPCLADYVRSNTERLFHVGRLDTETEGIILLTNDGELSNRLAHPRYEIPKTYLAKVKGQLAKDAGAILKAGIDLEDGFVKVDDFKLVDSTPGKSVVELTLHSGRNRVVRRLLAEIGHPVERLVRLKFGPIVLDEQKQGKIRPLRSDEVGALFEAVGL; from the coding sequence ATGAGTCCCTACCGTGATCACCGCGCCCCCGGCGGGCGCCAGAACCGACCCAGCCGAAAACAGCGCGCAGCGACGGCGAATCAGGCCTCCAACAAGGGCGGTTCGGGAGCCGGTCAGAAATCAGACGCCCACGTCAGTGGGGGTGTGCGGCTGCAGAAGGTGCTCGCCGAGGCGGGTCTGGGATCGCGCCGTGCCTGTGAGCAGCTCATCGCCGACGGCCGTGTCGAGGTCGACGGGTCCATCGTCACCGAACTGGGCACCCGTATCGACCCCGAAACACAATCTGTGTACGTGGACACAGTGAGAATTTCGACACAGACCAAGAAGGTCTACCTCGTGCTCAACAAGCCCGCGGGAGTCGTGTCGACCATGAGCGACCCCGAGGGTCGCCCCTGCCTGGCCGACTATGTGCGCAGCAACACCGAGCGCCTCTTCCACGTCGGCCGTCTCGACACCGAGACCGAGGGCATCATCCTGCTCACCAACGACGGGGAGCTGAGCAACCGCCTGGCCCATCCGCGCTACGAGATCCCGAAGACCTACCTCGCAAAGGTCAAGGGGCAGCTGGCGAAGGACGCCGGTGCCATCCTCAAGGCGGGAATCGACCTCGAAGACGGCTTCGTCAAGGTCGACGACTTCAAGCTCGTCGATTCGACCCCGGGCAAGTCCGTCGTCGAACTCACCCTCCATTCCGGCCGCAACCGCGTCGTACGCCGCCTGCTCGCCGAGATCGGCCACCCGGTGGAGCGCCTCGTGCGGCTGAAGTTCGGACCGATCGTCCTCGACGAGCAGAAGCAGGGCAAGATCCGCCCGCTGCGCTCCGATGAGGTCGGCGCACTGTTCGAGGCCGTCGGTCTGTGA
- the xerD gene encoding site-specific tyrosine recombinase XerD yields MARHGAELLPEDSPEDLRRAFESYLASLRFERGLSMNSIDAYARDLARYGTWLTEDGVSRLGEIDRQKVESFALHLLDSGLAPRSRARALVAVRRFHTFALGENLAPTDPASEVSPPQEGLRLPKALALDEIESMIATTDGEEPVQIRAAALLELLYATGARISEAVGVDLDDVDLDSGLVRLYGKGGKERIVPFGSHAARALGAWVSRVRPSMAAKARSSAAAGALFLNARGTRLSRVSAWQIVKDAGEAAKIDAEVSPHTFRHSFATHLLEGGADIRVVQELLGHASVTTTQIYTKVSEETLREVYATSHPRAR; encoded by the coding sequence GTGGCTCGGCACGGTGCCGAACTTCTGCCGGAGGACAGCCCTGAGGACCTGCGGCGCGCCTTCGAGTCCTATCTCGCCTCCCTGCGGTTCGAACGCGGACTGTCGATGAACTCGATCGACGCCTATGCTCGTGACCTCGCCCGATACGGAACCTGGCTGACCGAGGACGGGGTGAGCCGCCTCGGCGAGATCGATCGGCAGAAGGTGGAGAGCTTTGCGCTGCACCTGCTCGATTCTGGGCTGGCACCGCGGAGTCGGGCACGCGCGCTCGTCGCGGTGCGACGATTCCACACGTTCGCGCTGGGGGAGAACCTCGCGCCCACGGACCCGGCCTCCGAGGTCAGCCCACCGCAGGAAGGGCTGCGGCTGCCCAAAGCACTGGCCCTCGACGAGATCGAATCGATGATCGCCACCACCGACGGCGAGGAACCCGTGCAGATCCGAGCCGCGGCCCTGCTCGAACTCCTCTACGCCACGGGAGCCCGCATCTCCGAGGCCGTGGGAGTCGATCTCGACGATGTCGACCTCGACTCCGGACTCGTCCGGCTCTACGGCAAGGGCGGGAAGGAGAGGATCGTGCCCTTCGGATCCCACGCCGCCCGAGCCCTGGGAGCGTGGGTGTCACGGGTGCGCCCGTCGATGGCGGCGAAGGCGAGATCCTCGGCTGCGGCCGGGGCGCTGTTCCTCAACGCACGCGGAACCCGGCTCTCCCGAGTCTCGGCATGGCAGATCGTCAAGGATGCAGGAGAGGCCGCGAAGATCGACGCCGAGGTGTCTCCACATACGTTCCGACACTCGTTCGCCACGCATCTGCTCGAAGGCGGTGCGGACATCCGCGTCGTCCAGGAGCTGCTCGGCCATGCCTCGGTGACGACGACGCAGATCTATACGAAAGTCTCCGAGGAGACACTGCGGGAAGTGTACGCGACCTCGCACCCCCGAGCGCGGTAG